A window of Salmo trutta chromosome 33, fSalTru1.1, whole genome shotgun sequence genomic DNA:
cctggtAGTGAACTTTGGTCTGGAGACTAAGAAGAGCATCATCCATCCTCGTTTAGACTCTTCAAACCGCTCCacccgtttctctctctcctctgagaaGTCCTACGCTAACGGCCTCAGCACTTGTCCCCACTCCCACAGCGGCAGGGAGGCGGTGCTGAACGATGACATAGAGAAACGTGTGCTGGTGAACAAAGATGGCAGCCTGTCTGTGGAGATGAGAGTGCGGTTCAATCTCCACAACGATGAGACGCTTCAGTGGTCCACGGAGATTAAGAagtctccctctgactctctgacCAATGACTGCTGTCCACTCAGGGAAGCCCAGCCCTGCTACCTACAGGTACACTTTGATATGCCTTTTTGAGTTTTCTTGTTTTATATTACTGCAGtttttatatatgtttttattCGTTTCAGTAAGGTGCTTTACAAATAAAATCTATTGTTATCATTGTGTTTCCTATAGCAGGGCCAATCGGAAAGCTGCTCGGACCCTGACTACGCTTTTTGTGTTGCTGAAGCTGCCGACTACGCCCCCAAGCCTCCACAGCGCTCCCTGAAGGAGCCACAGCCCCGCTGTGCCTGCTGCTACCAGAGACCTGACCCGGAGTATGACCTCTGGGAAAACCCCGCCCACATCCAGACCTCTAAGCACTCCCATTCCAGGGTTAGACACACCCACTCTtctagctcctcctcctcctgccgcTCCAGCAGGATGGTGAGGAGACGGGCGATGCACAAGGAGGGTTCAGAGCCCGGAAGGGTTGTCCAGGAGTGCTGCGTCAGGGAGGAGGTACAGCGTcgggtggaggtggagagggatggagggatggtagaggtgtGTACAGTCAGCCGCAGCTGCAGCCGCAGTGAGCTCAATCTGAGTGCCACAGACAACCAGGTGGAGGAGCGTCCTCTTTCTAGCTCCTCCCACGTACTCCAGGCGCTTCAGGAAGATGTGGATGCCCTCCCGCCAAGCGCCTCACGCTGCTGCCATAGCAACAATCCCCCACAACCGCTCCCTTTGACTCCGCGACCTCCCAGCCACTTGTCCAATTCCTCCAGGAGCAGGAAACACAGCCCTGCTCCTACCCCacagcgagaggagaggggagaggggggagaggaagggcGTGACATGGGTGAGGAGAGGGCTAGCAGAGCCTCCTCCCGGCGCTCTTGTCACTCGTGTTCCTGCCGTGGTGGAGAAGTCACCCCTCAGGCCGACCAGGAGAGGGCGGACAGCCACGCCTCCCACAGATCTAGAACCTTCAATAGAATCACAACCCCTGTGGCTTCAGAGGAGggagatgatgaagatgatgaggaggagagggcagTCAGCGTAATGTCCACTCACACCGGTCTCTCCGGGGGATCGGGTGGGTCAGTGGGGTCTATGGGGTCCACTGTGTGTCCTCACTGTGGCGGGTGTGACCATAGTTCCAGCCCTGCATCCTGCCCTTCACAGAGGTCACAGCGATCTAAATGTGAAGAGGAGAGGTCAGGGAGCGGACTCTCGGGTGGCTCAGATGAGTCCGGTTTTTCTCAGAGAACCAACAGGTCCAACTGTACCCACTACTACCAAGAGGGCCGAGCTGCCAGCAGAATGTCACATCTGTCTCTGCCCGAGGAGGGAGAGGAtacagggaaggagggagaggtggaggttgGCGAGAAGAGAGAAGCggtggagaaagaggagagagcaaCCAGTGCCCTCTCAGCCAAATCCTTCTCTTCAGTCAAGGGCAGGAACTCCAGAACCTCCCATAAGTCTAAGGCTTCAGAATCCCTTGCAGAcatggaggaagagatggagggagagggagaagtggaagagagaagagagcagagaccAGCAACAAGTGCCATGTCAGCTAAATGTAACCTCTCCGTAAAGTCCAACAGGTCCCATAAGTCCTATGGCAGCAAATCTGAACGGGCGCCTTCCCCCAACTTACCAGAGGCACCAGCTACTGAcgaggtgggagaggagagaccagCAAGTGCCATGTCTACTAAATCAAACCTCTCAGCCAAGTCTAGCAGGTCTTATAAGTCCACCTGTAGCAAAACAGATGGGTCCACAAAAGTTTCAGAGAGGGCAGCATCTCCCAGATCAGAACCAGAAGCTGCTGAGGATACaggagcagcagagacagaggacagagaagcCAGTGTTATGTCAGATAAAACCAGTGTTTCAGCAAAGTCCAGCAGATGTCATAAGTCTACCTTTAGTCAGAGTGTTAGGGCTGCTTCTGTCAGCTCTGACACACCTGAACTCCCTGATATTGAGACAACAGGTGAAggtgaagaggaagaagagggtgagaaaacagaggagagagcagagcgcTCCATGTCAGCTAAATCTAAACTCTCAGCAAAGTCCAGCAGGTCCCATAAGTCCACCTACAGCAAAGCAGAACAGGCCCCTTCCCCCAACTCAGAGGCGCCAGAAACTGAACCTGGTgtagatgaggagggagaggagagagcagcgaGCGCCAGGTCAACTAAAACCAGTGATTCAGCAAAGTCCAGCAGGTCCCATAAGTCTACCCGTAAAGCTACCTCTCCAAAGCCAGCCGCTTGTGAAACGCCAGTCAACGATCCAGCAGAgaacacagaggaacagagagcagCCATGTCAGGTGAAATCAGGGCTTCTGTCAGGTCTAGCAGGTCTCACAAGGCTACCTGTAGTAGGAGTGTTAGGGCTGAGACACCTGTTGCTAAAGACATCCCTGCTATTGAAACAACAGAAGGAGATGAGAATGGATCTGCTGCTGCaggagacacagaggagagacaggcgAGCACCGTGCCAGCTAAAATGAACGCTTCAGTTAAGTCTAGCAGATCTCATAAGTCTACCAAACCTTCAGAGAGGGTTGTCTCTTCCAGCTTTAAAGGGGCTAACATCCTGGCTATTGAAACAACAGTGAAGTCTAGCAGATCTCATAAgtccacctgcagcaaagcagaaCGCGCCTCTTCCCCCAACTCACCAGCTGAACGTGCCCCTTCCCCCAACTCACCAGCTGAACTTGCCCCTTCTCCCAACTCACCAGAGGTACCAGCTTCTGCTgtagatgaggagggagagagagcagcgagCACCGTGTCCGCTAAAACCAGTGCTTCAGCAAAGTCCAGCAGATCCCACAAGTCTACCTGCACTAGGAATGTCAGGGCTGAGACACCAGGGACTAAAAACATCCCTGTTATTACGacgacagggggagaggagacggTTGTTGCTGGAGACACAAAGGAGAGACCGGCGAGCGCCATCTCAGCTAAAACCAGTGCTTCAGTCAAGTCCAGCAGGCTTCATGAATCTACCTGCAGCAGGAGGGCTGAGACTCCAAGCTCTAAACCAGCCGACGTCCCTGTTATTGAAACAACAGGAGGAGACGAGGtcggagaggagaaagagagagcagccaGTGTCATGTCAGCTAAATCTAACACTTCAGCAAAGTCCAGCAGGTCTAACATGTCCACCTCTAATGGAAGTACTAGAGCCGTCTCTCCAGCGGCTCAGGATATTCCCGCTATTGAGACGACAGGTGAAAAAGAGCAGGGAGACAAAGAGGAAGAGAAATCTGAGAGACCAGCTAGTGCCATGTCAGCTAAATCCACCACCTCTGACAAGTCCACCAGGTCTCATAAGTCCAGCAGTAGTAGGAGGGCTAAAACACCAGCTGATATCCCTGTTGTTGAGACCACCGGAGGAGACGAGaagggagaggggacagagagaccaGCGAGTGCCATGTCGACTAAATCCAACGTTTCAGCAAAGTCCAGCAGGTCTCACAAGTCCACCTGTAATAGTGGAAGTACTAGAGCGGTTTCTCCAGCACCTAAAACAGCAGACGTCCCTGCCATTGAAACAACAGAGTTggacagtgagggagagaaaacagaggagagaccAGCTAGCGCCACGTCGGCAAAATCTCACATCTCAGCTAAGTCCAGTACATCTAATAAGTCTAATGGAAGTAACAGAAGTATGTTTCCGCACCTGAAAAAAGAGAGAGGTGTTAGACCTGTCCCCAGCACTACAGGAGATGACCTTGAGACAGGCAGTGTGAAATCTACCATGAGCACAAAACTCAAAAGTAAAGCAGATTCCTCCCCTACCAGACCCCTCTCCAGAACATCACAGACCAGCGCTAAACCTACCAATCAAACACTGCCTGCCACCACCGAGACAGCCAATGAACAGTCTCAAAGTCAAGTCGCTTGCAAGGCTGCAGACAGAATTGATGACGTCAGAAATGATGTCACAGGGGAGAAAGCATCCAGCGTACGCTCTAAGAGCCCTGCTAAAGCAGCTGGAGACTCCAGACCTGCGTCTGCTTCCTCCGCCCGCTCCACCAGGTCAAAGGTGAAAGTTGAGAAGGCCAGCGATGCCCAGGAGGAGGAGAGTCCAAATACAAGCGCCTCCGACTTCTTACAAGTGAAAGGGCAAGGTCACAGAGTCAAAGCTCAGAGTGACACAGGCAGCGTTCGCTCTGTGAAGACGGTGATAGAAAGGAATTCCAGACCAAAGTCACCGCGAGCGAGagaccctccctccctgtcccccagTACCACCATTCAATTGGAGACGGCCAGCATCAGTGACAGCCTCCTCTCCCAGTTCCTGTCAGCTGCTGACCTGCTCAAGGGGAACATGGCCGCCTTGCGCCCCTCCAGCCCTACAGGGTCAAAGGTTAGCCTCACTGAGAGTGGGAAGAGTGGACAGAGCCGGAGGAGCAGGAAACCCAAACAGGAAGAGGCAGAGTTAGATGAGCTGGATCCCCTCTGTCTGCCTAACACCTTGCCCAACGACGTTGTCAGTGATTGGCTGAGAGGCATACCTGCCGACGGCGGCATGGATAACCCTGAAGACGAGATGAACAAGGGAATtgaggagacagaaggagaggaagcAGTGGAGAaaggaggggaaacagagggacagggaggagaggagactacggAGAAACAAGAACCAGTTGAGACCACAGTGCTGGAGCAGGAGAACACGGCTGAAACAGGACAACAAGAAGAGGAATTGAAGCAGGAGAACACGACTGAAACAGGACAACAGGAAGAGGAACAGGAGAACACAGCTgaaccaggacaacaggaagaGGAACAGGAGAACACAGCTgaaccaggacaacaggaagaGGAAGTTAAGGAGGCTGCAGAGCacccagaggaagaggaggagatgaaagaggaggaggaagagaggggagaggaggagggagcagcagtggaggaagagaaggaagaaaaagaagaagaagagagggaggagggaagagaagaggggggagagtgcTCCGAGTGCGCTGGCTTCTGCCCTGACCCAGACCCGCCAGCCAATGACATCACTTCCGCTCGTCCTCGCCACCTGTTCCTCAGTAAAGAATCAGAGCTGCCTTGGAGCTGCCACTCATCTGTGGCAGTAATGAAGGTTCTACTGAGCCCTACACTGGGCCGATGCAGCTCCCTACCCGAGGTATTTCCTGTTTCTAGACTTTTCCCTGCATACTTTTACTTTCCAATGAAAAGTATAGGTATTTTCCAACTCTTTTTCTCATAGGGTTATATACTTTATAGTTTTACTTATATACTTCATACTTTTAAACTATTATTAATTTCATATTTTTATTGTGTCATAGTCATGGTTTGTATGACTttcagggagagaaaaaaaatacattttgatacaATTTATTCCTAATTCTATCCCTTTACTCTAGATAAGTCCTGTGTACGGACGCAGACTGAGCTCCTCTGCTAAAGGTCTGCTGGACTGTCTGGCCCAGCTGCAGCTCATCGACCCGCCCTCTCTTCCAGCTGCAGCTCCAAGCCCTGACAGGGACCAGCGATACCAAGAGATCATGGATATACTAGAGTCACTGTGGCTGTCTAAGCCCAATCCCGggaaggggaaagagggagaggaagaggggaaggagaggttgAAAGACTCTGGTGTGGACCTGAGCATTGGCTCAGCTGGGTCGGGGGGTTCTGGGAAAGGCAAACCAGATGAAACAGCGGGTGACATCACTCCCAtagcagagggagaggaagagggaggggagggggaggcaggagagatagaggagggggaggcaggagagatagaggagggggaggcaggagagacagaggaaggagagggagagacagagggaggagagggagagacagagggaagagagggggaggaaggagtaggagagacagagggagagactgagggaggagagggggaggaaggagtaggagagacagagggaggagagggagagacagagggaagagagggggaggaaggagtaggagagacagagggagagactgagggaggagagggggaggaaggagtaggagagacagagggaggagagggagagacagagggagggggaggggaaggagcATCAGCAGAGCTGCTTTCAGACACGGCCACCCCAGACATCGCCAGCCGAGTACAGAGCAGTCCAGGGGAGGATGAGACGATCTCAGAGTCGCCCGCAGGGAGAGGTGAGATGATGCAGACCCCTGAGAGCCTCAAAGCCCCAAGAAGCCCATCCTCTTCAAACAGCACGGCCTATAAGTCCCCCactgacatagagagagacacccCGGAGGACACCCCCAGCTCAGGGACACCCCCGTCAGTCCAACGAGCGCTGCTCACCAAGCGTGTCTCCCAGGACCCTGACCCAGTCTGGGTTCTCAACCTGCTAAAGAAGCTGGAGAAACAGTTTATGACCCACTACGTCGACGCCATGGCTGAGTTCAAGGTACTGATACAACAACATGAATCTttatcatcatcatattcatcacaaTCATTTTTGGAATGAATAATCTTGATAATACTGTTGTGTTTGTGAAGGTGCGTTGGGACCTAGACAACAATGTGATGTTGGACACTATGATCACTGAGCTGAGAGACGAGGTGAAGAAGAGGATCCAGACGAGCATTGATCGTGAGCTGAGGAAGATCCGGGGGCGTGCAGGGCGGGGGGGCGTGCCGCGCCCCCCTATCCTGTCCCGGGATTCAACCGTTACAGACCAGAGGAGGCGGAGGTTAAAGGTGGGAGGGGCCAACACCTGAGGTTTCTAAATCACCTTTAAAGTCACTCAGTAACAAAGTTACTATTTTAGTTTAACAGCTTTTTAAAAACTTTTAAGTAAGACTTTATTACATAATATATTTGAATTCCAAatttattgtaaagtgtattgtCATGTTTTGCATACATTCCTAATAAAGTTTGACTGTGCTTTGAAGGTCATGAAGGTTCAGTCAGTGAACAAGAGTGACGGGGAGCAGGGTTCGGGAGCGGATGTTAGTGACCAGCGCAGCGAGGGTGAGGATGAGTACTGTCCCTGCGACGCCTGCATACGGAAGAAGGCGGATGTCCAACAAATCAAAATGGAGGCTGTGGTCACCACAGCGCCGGTGATGATGGCGTTTGATCTGCGTAAGATCCTGCTGATGAAGAAAGACCCAAAGCCTCTTGCACCCTCTAGCCCCACGGAGGGGGAGAGCAATGATCGCCTGGAATTggagaagaaagaggaagaggagggtgtgAATCTAGAGGTGGTACACAaagacgaggaagaggaggagaccaAGGAGGATATTATACCAACTGTTGTCATAGAGGAAGCTAtccctgaggaggaagaggaaggagtgactgagggagaggagggagaggaggaagcacAGGAGAGTGATGGAGCTGAGTCTGTGATGGGGGAAGTAGATGAGGAGATAGCTGAGGAGATAGCTGAGGAGATAGAGGctgaggaacaggaggaggatggagtggtggagggaacagaggatgaggaggaggatgaaggagagatggGAGGTGAAGTTTCAGGAGAAGATGGCGTGGAGGCAGAGGAgactggagagggggaggagttagtagaaggggaggaggaaggagcaggGGACGCTGAAGCAGGGCAGGAGGATCAAACAGGAGGAGATGAAAACACTGTTGATGGACCAGCAGAGGtggaagagatgggagagggggaggagacgggggaggaggagggagagggggaggagggagtagagacaggagagggaacagCTGAGGAGGAcgaaacaggaggagaggaggaggatggaggagaggagacagaggagaacaATGTGGTGTCTGAATTCaaggtggaagaagaggaggaagagaatgaAAACACAGCAGGAGAGacaagtggagaggaggagggagagacgtTAGCAGAGGGAGAGACTCTTGAGGAAGGCACAGAGGTCAATGTGGGGGTGGAGGATGCTGTGGAGGAGTTGAATCCTGAAGAAGAGAATGAAGAGGTGAAAGAGGGAAACAGAGAAATCCCCCTGATAAGCCAGATGACCAGAACCTCTGTGGAGTCCCAACCAGGATCTATGGAGAACACAGTTTCACCAATGCGCTCTTTAACCCCCATAGAGACCAAGAAAACCAGCTCTGATGGACACAAGATGGCGTCTGCAGGTGAGGGGTCTGGGGGGAAAGGCCAGAGGAGGAGCCGATCTCCAGCCAGAGCCAAACGCAGAAAACCCAAAGAGAGCGATATAGAACTAGATGATCTAGAAATGTAACCCTCACAGGACATAGTAATGATCTATGACATCCAGTTCTATCACAGAAGATAGAACTGGATGTCCTAGATCTGTAAGCATCACAGTCACATAAAGCACTTTATAATCCCCTCTCTAGGTTAAGAATATCTATACCGGAGGTATTGCACAGGTGAAGGTAGATTTTGCCAAGTCAGAGTGGCATGtacttgttattgttatggaAGGGTATAACTGAAACTTGAAACAATCATAATATTACAAACCATAAGATGTCATGTGAAAATTATATTTGTATATTTCTAGAAACAAATTGTATTTATGTCTGATTTTATTTTCCtggagggatatatatatattatctactgtatagaggggtgtatattatctactgtatagaggggtgtatattctctactgtatagaggggtgtatattctctactgtacagaggggtgtatattctctactgtatataggggtGTATATTCTCTACTGTATAGAGGGGTGTATATTCTCTACTGTATAGAGGGGTGTATATTCTCTACTGTATAGAGGGGTGTATATTCTCTACTGTATAGAGGGGTGTATATTCTCTACTGTATAGAGGGGTGTATATTATCTACTGTATAGAGGGGTGTATATTATCTACTGTATAGAGAGGTGTATATTCTCTACTGTATAGAGAGGTGCATATTATCTACTGTATAGAGAGGTGTATATTATCTACTGTATAGGGGGTGTATATTTCGGACTTCATGATGATATGCGTATTTTGTATTTGTGAATAGGTGTGTTGTTAAACAGAATTACACTCTAGAGCGGTGCTCCCCAAACAGGGCTCAAGTGGAGACCAATTCCTCCTGGGTCCCAGCCAGAAATATGGTTTAGTTTGGAAAGGTTAACCTGAGAGCACAAGGTACTGACATCACATACAGGTTAACTTGTATCACTTAGCCATAAACATATACCTCCCTGTGACAATAGGCATTGGGGGAATGTATTCAAAGTAACAACCaaactatatatttatataatttatAAGCAACAAACCATGTATGTATACTTGATAAGATTACTGTAGTGTCATTCGGAAGCTCAGTGATTGAAGACTGACATTGGAATCTCAGAGAATCTCAGGGAAGGAGGGTTGTATGAACGATCATGATGGGTGTATGACGGACAACTTCCTTATAACGTTTGGTACCCgaatagtgctgagcgattagtgctttttgaagtTGGTTCGGTTTCCTTTCGATTATTAAAAtataaatcatgttttttttccccATTTCAATTTCGATaattaaaacatattttaaatgcattatgaaatcATGAAATCAAAAGGattattttttttgctttttaaTAGAAATTCCAAAGCCTAAACtagtgaacattcaattgccaaaagATGTAGAAATATTCCATTGactctgtcaggtccacattgggtaGACACCAATAGAACATATTgaaattactatgaaataataaaatatttcagttgtgtatatttaCTTAGGTTTTATTTAATGattttattatttttcattcTTTAAAGTCTCATATCTgttcaggcagtagcagccagccagcccatcTAATATTATATCTGtactccccatactgtactgtctttaatcatcCTATTTAGCTGGCCTGCCTAAGTTTGCCGCAGAGCTGTCTGACTAAATCATTTTACTAGTTCATCAaagtagataaggcatactttcaccaactgtctctgtccctcttgtcattgtgttgtgtacattGCGGTCTTtgcggtctgtgtgtatctaacctaacagaGCAGGCGTAAACGTGTATCCGTCACTGTTGGAGCA
This region includes:
- the LOC115172168 gene encoding retinitis pigmentosa 1-like 1 protein; this translates as MQSAPAGLWDPHGSQSEDGSPLPLPLQPPSASHLSHVIAAPPAKRITFYKRGDDKFAGVRMAVHKRSFKCFDALLDDLSQKVPLPFGVRTVTTPRGIHSIKHLEQLEDGGCYLCSDRRQAKPINMELAGKRPALWHYPSRRVPQRPAEDPCPPTAPSHTPTRQRRILLVRNSDPAVRRSVVLSRRSTRSLRVFLEDISELMQCHVRKLYTLEGRKIDSAQSLMTCPGVLVCVGREPFRPLLLEYVTKSSEEKLPGLGTRSTGNGARSPGTGARSPGNGKGSRSSVCSEGHDNKKNVNFGLETKKSIIHPRLDSSNRSTRFSLSSEKSYANGLSTCPHSHSGREAVLNDDIEKRVLVNKDGSLSVEMRVRFNLHNDETLQWSTEIKKSPSDSLTNDCCPLREAQPCYLQQGQSESCSDPDYAFCVAEAADYAPKPPQRSLKEPQPRCACCYQRPDPEYDLWENPAHIQTSKHSHSRVRHTHSSSSSSSCRSSRMVRRRAMHKEGSEPGRVVQECCVREEVQRRVEVERDGGMVEVCTVSRSCSRSELNLSATDNQVEERPLSSSSHVLQALQEDVDALPPSASRCCHSNNPPQPLPLTPRPPSHLSNSSRSRKHSPAPTPQREERGEGGEEGRDMGEERASRASSRRSCHSCSCRGGEVTPQADQERADSHASHRSRTFNRITTPVASEEGDDEDDEEERAVSVMSTHTGLSGGSGGSVGSMGSTVCPHCGGCDHSSSPASCPSQRSQRSKCEEERSGSGLSGGSDESGFSQRTNRSNCTHYYQEGRAASRMSHLSLPEEGEDTGKEGEVEVGEKREAVEKEERATSALSAKSFSSVKGRNSRTSHKSKASESLADMEEEMEGEGEVEERREQRPATSAMSAKCNLSVKSNRSHKSYGSKSERAPSPNLPEAPATDEVGEERPASAMSTKSNLSAKSSRSYKSTCSKTDGSTKVSERAASPRSEPEAAEDTGAAETEDREASVMSDKTSVSAKSSRCHKSTFSQSVRAASVSSDTPELPDIETTGEGEEEEEGEKTEERAERSMSAKSKLSAKSSRSHKSTYSKAEQAPSPNSEAPETEPGVDEEGEERAASARSTKTSDSAKSSRSHKSTRKATSPKPAACETPVNDPAENTEEQRAAMSGEIRASVRSSRSHKATCSRSVRAETPVAKDIPAIETTEGDENGSAAAGDTEERQASTVPAKMNASVKSSRSHKSTKPSERVVSSSFKGANILAIETTVKSSRSHKSTCSKAERASSPNSPAERAPSPNSPAELAPSPNSPEVPASAVDEEGERAASTVSAKTSASAKSSRSHKSTCTRNVRAETPGTKNIPVITTTGGEETVVAGDTKERPASAISAKTSASVKSSRLHESTCSRRAETPSSKPADVPVIETTGGDEVGEEKERAASVMSAKSNTSAKSSRSNMSTSNGSTRAVSPAAQDIPAIETTGEKEQGDKEEEKSERPASAMSAKSTTSDKSTRSHKSSSSRRAKTPADIPVVETTGGDEKGEGTERPASAMSTKSNVSAKSSRSHKSTCNSGSTRAVSPAPKTADVPAIETTELDSEGEKTEERPASATSAKSHISAKSSTSNKSNGSNRSMFPHLKKERGVRPVPSTTGDDLETGSVKSTMSTKLKSKADSSPTRPLSRTSQTSAKPTNQTLPATTETANEQSQSQVACKAADRIDDVRNDVTGEKASSVRSKSPAKAAGDSRPASASSARSTRSKVKVEKASDAQEEESPNTSASDFLQVKGQGHRVKAQSDTGSVRSVKTVIERNSRPKSPRARDPPSLSPSTTIQLETASISDSLLSQFLSAADLLKGNMAALRPSSPTGSKVSLTESGKSGQSRRSRKPKQEEAELDELDPLCLPNTLPNDVVSDWLRGIPADGGMDNPEDEMNKGIEETEGEEAVEKGGETEGQGGEETTEKQEPVETTVLEQENTAETGQQEEELKQENTTETGQQEEEQENTAEPGQQEEEQENTAEPGQQEEEVKEAAEHPEEEEEMISPVYGRRLSSSAKGLLDCLAQLQLIDPPSLPAAAPSPDRDQRYQEIMDILESLWLSKPNPGKGKEGEEEGKERLKDSGVDLSIGSAGSGGSGKGKPDETAELLSDTATPDIASRVQSSPGEDETISESPAGRGEMMQTPESLKAPRSPSSSNSTAYKSPTDIERDTPEDTPSSGTPPSVQRALLTKRVSQDPDPVWVLNLLKKLEKQFMTHYVDAMAEFKVRWDLDNNVMLDTMITELRDEVKKRIQTSIDRELRKIRGRAGRGGVPRPPILSRDSTVTDQRRRRLKVMKVQSVNKSDGEQGSGADVSDQRSEGEDEYCPCDACIRKKADVQQIKMEAVVTTAPVMMAFDLRKILLMKKDPKPLAPSSPTEGESNDRLELEKKEEEEGVNLEVVHKDEEEEETKEDIIPTVVIEEAIPEEEEEGVTEGEEGEEEAQESDGAESVMGEVDEEIAEEIAEEIEAEEQEEDGVVEGTEDEEEDEGEMGGEVSGEDGVEAEETGEGEELVEGEEEGAGDAEAGQEDQTGGDENTVDGPAEVEEEEEENENTAGETSGEEEGETLAEGETLEEGTEVNVGVEDAVEELNPEEENEEVKEGNREIPLISQMTRTSVESQPGSMENTVSPMRSLTPIETKKTSSDGHKMASAGEGSGGKGQRRSRSPARAKRRKPKESDIELDDLEM